From a single Parambassis ranga chromosome 2, fParRan2.1, whole genome shotgun sequence genomic region:
- the creb3l2 gene encoding cyclic AMP-responsive element-binding protein 3-like protein 2 isoform X1 — translation MEILDSSEPFLHWDRNLSELSEPGEIDCVLSTNHFSELLDDLSQDALLGQLLSDPFLSGGRSGVEAMEGEDGSDLSPSSPLPPHITAEHSYSLCGDSRPQSPLSHLTGEPGSEAAESDGDSSEWPMEQEEIMEDLLCDTPALLPTLSLSLTSNEVSQAPESPAVAPASTSAQTTVSGNQGKGIKVKEENIIPQIKLEPHEVDQFLNLSPKGLESLQMPPTPPSSHGSDSEGSQSPVHGPPGLSCPTSPTSPPPSQASLKVSPRAASSLSNSPLLTAPHKLQGSGPLILTEEERRTLVAEGYPVPTKLPLTKAEEKALKKIRRKIKNKISAQESRRKKKEYMDALEKKVETCSNENNELRRKVETLECTNKSLLQQLQSLQAVVAGKVPKSCRVAGTQTSSCLMVVVLCFALFLGSFFPSSLTPCSTITETGLASKQLPVKESYTATVKSRSLLSIEDEQPHLLGLGGEYPDQWEDTPAVVMAAWRHSEQQKLGAEPSRVETHPPFRNNSNDTQTQKNLLLDLHRSLEQRSNESGSKVIELERTVNETS, via the exons CACTTCTCCGAGCTCCTAGATGACCTCTCCCAGGATGCCTTGCTGGGTCAGCTGCTTAGCGACCCCTTTCTGTCTGGGGGGAGAAGTGGAGTGGAAGCCATGGAGGGTGAAGATGGCAGTGACCTGTCCCCGTCTTCTCCACTTCCCCCACACATCACCGCTGAACACAGCTACTCATTGTGTGGGGACAGCAGACCCCAGTCGCCCCTGTCGCACCTGACCGGAGAGCCGGGCAGTGAAGCCg CAGAGTCAGATGGAGATTCATCCGAGTGGCCTATGGAGCAGGAGGAAATCATGGAGGATCTCCTGTGTGACACACCTGCTCTCCTCCccaccctctccctctctctgacctCCAACGAGGTGTCCCAGGCACCGGAGAGCCCTGCTGTGGCCCCTGCCAGCACCTCAGCTCAGACTACAGTCAGCGGCAACCAGGGCAAAGGCATCAAG gtgaAGGAGGAAAATATCATCCCTCAGATCAAACTGGAGCCTCATGAGGTGGACCAGTTCCTTAACCTGTCACCAAAAG GCCTGGAATCTCTGCAGATGCCTCCCACTCCTCCCAGCTCCCACGGCAGTGACTCTGAGGGCAGCCAGAGCCCTGTCCATGGCCCACCCGGTCTTTCCTGTCCCACCTCTCCCACCAGCCCCCCTCCATCCCAGGCCAGCCTGAAAGTGTCACCCCGGGCGGCCTCCTCATTGTCTAATTCCCCTCTGCTCACTGCACCCCAT aagctgcagggtTCAGGACCTCTAAtcctgacagaggaggagcgcCGCACACTGGTGGCTGAAGGTTACCCGGTCCCCACCAAGCTACCGCTCACCAAAGCGGAGGAGAAGGCGCTGAAGAAGATCCGCAGGAAGATCAAGAACAAG ATTTCAGCTCAAGAAAGTcgcaggaagaagaaggagtacATGGATGCTCTGGAGAAAAA GGTGGAGACCTGCTCCAATGAAAACAATGAGCTACGCAGGAAGGTGGAGACTCTGGAGTGCACAAACAA GTCTCTGCTACAGCAGCTTCAGTCTCTGCAGGCAGTAGTAGCAGGAAAAGTCCCCAAGTCCTGCAGGGTGGCTGGTACCCAGACATCATCCTGCTTGATG gtggtggtgTTGTGCTTTGCTCTGTTTTTGGGGAGTTTTTTTCCCAGCAGTCTCACTCCTTGCTCCACCATCACTGAAACAGGCCTCGCCTCCAAACAGCTGCCTGTCAAAGAGTCCTACACAGCCACAG TTAAATCCAGGAGTCTGTTATCCATTGAAGACGAGCAGCCTCACCTTCTCGGTCTGGGTGGTGAATATCCTGACCAATGGGAGGACACGCCAGCCGTCGTCATGGCAGCGTGGCGTCACTCAGAGCAGCAGAAACTTGGGGCGGAGCCCAGCAGGGTGGAAACACACCCACCGTTCAGGAATAATAGCAAtgatacacagacacaaaaaaacctGCTGCTTGACCTGCAcag GTCTCTGGAGCAGAGGTCAAATGAGAGCGGGAGTAAAGTAATAGAGCTGGAGCGAACAGTCAATGAGACCTCCTGA
- the creb3l2 gene encoding cyclic AMP-responsive element-binding protein 3-like protein 2 isoform X2 — protein MEILDSSEPFLHWDRNLSELSEPGEIDCVLSTNHFSELLDDLSQDALLGQLLSDPFLSGGRSGVEAMEGEDGSDLSPSSPLPPHITAEHSYSLCGDSRPQSPLSHLTGEPGSEAESDGDSSEWPMEQEEIMEDLLCDTPALLPTLSLSLTSNEVSQAPESPAVAPASTSAQTTVSGNQGKGIKVKEENIIPQIKLEPHEVDQFLNLSPKGLESLQMPPTPPSSHGSDSEGSQSPVHGPPGLSCPTSPTSPPPSQASLKVSPRAASSLSNSPLLTAPHKLQGSGPLILTEEERRTLVAEGYPVPTKLPLTKAEEKALKKIRRKIKNKISAQESRRKKKEYMDALEKKVETCSNENNELRRKVETLECTNKSLLQQLQSLQAVVAGKVPKSCRVAGTQTSSCLMVVVLCFALFLGSFFPSSLTPCSTITETGLASKQLPVKESYTATVKSRSLLSIEDEQPHLLGLGGEYPDQWEDTPAVVMAAWRHSEQQKLGAEPSRVETHPPFRNNSNDTQTQKNLLLDLHRSLEQRSNESGSKVIELERTVNETS, from the exons CACTTCTCCGAGCTCCTAGATGACCTCTCCCAGGATGCCTTGCTGGGTCAGCTGCTTAGCGACCCCTTTCTGTCTGGGGGGAGAAGTGGAGTGGAAGCCATGGAGGGTGAAGATGGCAGTGACCTGTCCCCGTCTTCTCCACTTCCCCCACACATCACCGCTGAACACAGCTACTCATTGTGTGGGGACAGCAGACCCCAGTCGCCCCTGTCGCACCTGACCGGAGAGCCGGGCAGTGAAGCCg AGTCAGATGGAGATTCATCCGAGTGGCCTATGGAGCAGGAGGAAATCATGGAGGATCTCCTGTGTGACACACCTGCTCTCCTCCccaccctctccctctctctgacctCCAACGAGGTGTCCCAGGCACCGGAGAGCCCTGCTGTGGCCCCTGCCAGCACCTCAGCTCAGACTACAGTCAGCGGCAACCAGGGCAAAGGCATCAAG gtgaAGGAGGAAAATATCATCCCTCAGATCAAACTGGAGCCTCATGAGGTGGACCAGTTCCTTAACCTGTCACCAAAAG GCCTGGAATCTCTGCAGATGCCTCCCACTCCTCCCAGCTCCCACGGCAGTGACTCTGAGGGCAGCCAGAGCCCTGTCCATGGCCCACCCGGTCTTTCCTGTCCCACCTCTCCCACCAGCCCCCCTCCATCCCAGGCCAGCCTGAAAGTGTCACCCCGGGCGGCCTCCTCATTGTCTAATTCCCCTCTGCTCACTGCACCCCAT aagctgcagggtTCAGGACCTCTAAtcctgacagaggaggagcgcCGCACACTGGTGGCTGAAGGTTACCCGGTCCCCACCAAGCTACCGCTCACCAAAGCGGAGGAGAAGGCGCTGAAGAAGATCCGCAGGAAGATCAAGAACAAG ATTTCAGCTCAAGAAAGTcgcaggaagaagaaggagtacATGGATGCTCTGGAGAAAAA GGTGGAGACCTGCTCCAATGAAAACAATGAGCTACGCAGGAAGGTGGAGACTCTGGAGTGCACAAACAA GTCTCTGCTACAGCAGCTTCAGTCTCTGCAGGCAGTAGTAGCAGGAAAAGTCCCCAAGTCCTGCAGGGTGGCTGGTACCCAGACATCATCCTGCTTGATG gtggtggtgTTGTGCTTTGCTCTGTTTTTGGGGAGTTTTTTTCCCAGCAGTCTCACTCCTTGCTCCACCATCACTGAAACAGGCCTCGCCTCCAAACAGCTGCCTGTCAAAGAGTCCTACACAGCCACAG TTAAATCCAGGAGTCTGTTATCCATTGAAGACGAGCAGCCTCACCTTCTCGGTCTGGGTGGTGAATATCCTGACCAATGGGAGGACACGCCAGCCGTCGTCATGGCAGCGTGGCGTCACTCAGAGCAGCAGAAACTTGGGGCGGAGCCCAGCAGGGTGGAAACACACCCACCGTTCAGGAATAATAGCAAtgatacacagacacaaaaaaacctGCTGCTTGACCTGCAcag GTCTCTGGAGCAGAGGTCAAATGAGAGCGGGAGTAAAGTAATAGAGCTGGAGCGAACAGTCAATGAGACCTCCTGA